One Corvus moneduloides isolate bCorMon1 chromosome 21, bCorMon1.pri, whole genome shotgun sequence DNA window includes the following coding sequences:
- the C5 gene encoding complement C5 codes for MTLLIYFILLLFSGTTFSQEKTYVLTAPKIFRAGASEKVVVQAFGYEEEFPVNIALKSFPDKLAVYSSARISLTPANKFQDAVTLTVQPTDLPRTDNSDKYLYLEAVSPHFTRFKKIPVSYENGFLFIHTDKPIYTPDQSVKVRVYSLNEELRPAQRETVLTFVDPEGVQVDILEENDFTGIVSFPDFKIPPNPKYGIWKIKAKYKKDFVTSAVAKFEVKEYAMPSFSIVIEPESNFISSDKFENFRIVVKASYFSNKKLPSADVFLRFGIIEESEKRMMPQAMHVTRIENGVARINFNSKRAASSIGFDSLEALDGSYLYIVASVLESTGGLSGEVEFAGVRFAVSPYKLSLIATPLFVKPGLPFFIKVQVKDTMDDFVGNIPVTVTAKSLSEQMDETQLISEGSESGRRKTSISDGTALFVVNIPSNSKMLEFQVKTADPRLSDENQASKTYEAKAYSSLSQSYLYINWASNHKTLEVGDVININVYPQSHYIDKIHHYSYLITSKGKIVSFGTQERIKDLEYEHLTFQITQEMVPSARLIVYYIVMGEEAAELVADSVWLNVEQKCGNSLDIKLQSSKETLKPAEVVSLTMKTQSSSFVALSAMDKAIYGVTGRRRRAMEKIMLQLEKSDLGCGAGGGQNNIAVFRMAGLTFLTNANADDSEEAAEPCNEVLRTKRSDFRNKIREEVSKYRDPEIRQCCMAGVKAYPVSETCRDRAQRIQRNQRCIAAFKNCCEFANRLRLEEPNKLLILARMHFEALLELDKAQVRSYFPESWLWEVHQVSSRSKTLSVTLPDSLTTWEVQGVGISDKGICAAAPLEIQVMKDIFLSIYVPYSVVRGEQIELKGSVYNHQASAIKFCVKIAAGNGICTFGDSASAGSGMQSCKLKNLDGGSSSAITFRILPLELGLHTVNFTLLTPRNSEIVVKTLRVMPEGIKKELHAGFTLDPQGVYGSIKRRQEFRYKVPLDLVPKTQIDRSVSVKGHLMGEVIATILSPSGLQMLTSLPKGSAEAELMSIAPVFYVFRYLEESDNWHLLGPETLRSRTQMRRKMREGIVSILSFRNADYSYSMWKNGQASTWLTAFALRVLGQVNQYIDLDQKSICDSLLWLIDNCQMPDGSFNEFSNYQPVKLQGTLPREAKEKSLYLTAFCIIGIDKSIKICPTQKIHDAKSRAGDFLVQNVQLAQSPFTMAITSYALALVDLNDNSARAAFSALKKEAFVIGDPPIYRFWKDAFKTQDQPAPSSVTAQMVETTAYALLTTLLRGDGNYAKPIIKWLSEEQRYGGGFYSTQDTINALEALTEYSLLVKRLNLDMDVKVSYKNGGSLNLFKLTENNFVGRTVTAPLQDDLYVSTGSSTGIATVNVRTVYNILGTSEESCNFELKIVPKRDDGRIRQDGEPLGHLEACAKYRPSASEPRSGSAHAVMDIGLVSGVEANPEDLSTLASGVDQLIADYEIKDGHVLLQIDSVPAHKFLCVGFRISELFRVGMLNPATFTVYEYHAPDKRCTILYNPYGNEKLVRLCEGDECKCMEAECGKVQERLDRSISAESRREAACQRDIAYVYKVNILSRSEEGFFVKYSATLLDLYKRGQAFAQKNNEITFVKKKTCTDVDLSPGEQYLIMGKEALKISIGYSFKFQYPLDSSTWIEWWPSNAACTSCREFLNTMDDFAEDLLISGC; via the exons ATGActcttttaatatattttattcttttgctaTTTTCTGGAACGACTTTTAGCCAAGAGAAAAC ATATGTCCTTACAGCACCAAAGATCTTCCGAGCCGGGGCCTCTGAGAAAGTTGTAGTTCAAGCTTTTGGTTATGAGGAGGAATTTCCAGTCAATATTGCCCTAAAAAGCTTTCCAGATAAACTCGCTGTGTATTCGTCTGCTCGGATTTCCTTAACTCCAGCCAACAAATTCCAAGATGCTGTAACTTTAACA GTTCAACCAACAGATTTACCAAGAACAGATAATTCAGACAAGTATTTGTATTTGGAAGCTGTTTCTCCACATTtcacaagatttaaaaaaattcccgTTTCCTATGAGAAtgggtttctttttattcataCAGACAAACCAATTTATACTCCTGATCAGTCAG TGAAAGTCCGAGTTTACTCTCTGAATGAAGAACTGCGGCCAGCTCAGAGAGAGACTGTCCTGACTTTTGTG GATCCTGAAGGAGTACAAGTggatattttggaagaaaatgatTTTACTGGAAtagtttcttttcctgacttCAAGATTCCTCCTAATCCTAA GTATGGAATTTGGAAGATTAAAGCCAAGTACAAGAAGGATTTTGTGACCTCAGCTGTGGCAAAATTTGAAGTTAAGGAATACG CTATGCCAAGCTTTTCCATCGTCATCGAGCCGGAGAGTAACTTCATTAGTTCGGATAAATTTGAGAACTTCAGGATTGTTGTGAAAGCTAG CTATTTTTCCAACAAAAAGCTTCCAAGTGCTGATGTTTTTCTTCGTTTTGGAATAATTGaagaaagtgagaaaagaaTGATGCCTCAGGCAATGCATGTAACAAGG ATTGAAAATGGAGTTGCTAGGATCAATTTTAACAGTAAGAGAGCAGCAAGTTCTATAGGGTTTGACAGTCTGGAAGCACTGGATGGGTCATATTTATATATTGTGGCATCAGTGTTGGAGTCTACAG GTGGCCTCAGCGGAGAAGTAGAGTTCGCTGGAGTCAGGTTTGCTGTCTCTCCTTACAAGCTGAGTTTGATTGCTACTCCTCTCTTTGTGAAGCCTGGACTTCCCTTCTTCATTAAG GTGCAGGTGAAAGACACCATGGACGACTTTGTGGGAAACATCCCTGTTACTGTCACTGCAAAATCACTTAGTGAGCAAATGGATGAGACTCAGTTGATATCAGAGGGTTCAGAatctgggagaagaaaaacaagcatcAGTGATGGAACTGCTTTGTTTGTTGTTAATATCCCATCAAACAGCAAAATGTTGGAGTTTCAA GTAAAAACTGCAGATCCACGTCTTTCAGATGAAAACCAAGCAAGTAAAACCTACGAAGCAAAAGCTTATTCATCCCTGAGTCAGAGTTATCTCTATATCAACTGGGCTTCAAACCACAAAACCCTAGAAGTGGGGGatgtaataaatattaatgtataTCCACAGAGTCACTACATTGATAAAATACATCACTACAGCTATTTG aTCACATCAAAAGGGAAGATAGTAAGCTTTGGAACTCAGGAGAGAATTAAGGATTTGGAATATGAGCATCTAACTTTTCAGATAACCCAAGAAATGGTTCCTTCAGCACGTCTTATTGTTTACTACATTGTCATGGGAGAAGAAGCTGCAGAGTTAGTGGCTGATTCAGTTTGGCTGAATGTGGAACAGAAATGTGGGAATAGCCTTGAT ATTAAGCTGCAGTCAAGCAAAGAGACACTGAAGCCAGCAGAGGTTGTATCACTCACCATGAAAACCCAGTCCAGCTCCTTTGTTGCTTTGTCAGCTATGGACAAGGCAATATACGGAGTcacaggaagaaggaggagagcAATGGAAAAG AtaatgctgcagctggagaagagtgaccttggctgtggggctgggggaggacaGAACAACATCGCCGTGTTCCGAATGGCCGGGCTCACCTTTCTGACCAATGCAAACGCTGATGACTCAGAGGAAGCAG cTGAACCTTGCAATGAAGTGTTAAGAACCAAACGGTCTGACTTCAGGAACAAGATACGCGAAGAAg taTCTAAATACCGAGATCCAGAAATCCGGCAGTGCTGCATGGCTGGAGTAAAGGCATATCCAGTCTCTGAgacctgcagggacagagctcaGAGAATTCAGAGAAACCAACGATGCATTGCTGCattcaaaaactgctgtgaatTTGCCAACAGGCTGCGGCTGGAAGAGCCAAATAAGCTCCTAATATTGGCCAGAATGC ATTTTGAGGCTCTCTTGGAACTGGATAAGGCACAAGTTCGTAGCTACTTCCCTGAAAGCTGGTTATGGGAAGTCCACCAAGTTTCTTCAAG GTCCAAGACTCTGTCTGTCACCTTGCCTGATTCACTGACCACCTGGGAAGTACAAGGTGTTGGTATTTCAGATAAAG GTATTTGTGCTGCTGCACCTTTGGAAATCCAGGTTATGAAGGATATCTTCCTGAGCATTTATGTTCCTTATTCCGTGGTACGAGGGGAGCAAATTGAGTTAAAAGGATCCGTTTATAACCATCAAGCCTCTGCAATTAAG TTCTGTGTTAAAATAGCAGCTGGAAATGGAATCTGTACTTTTGGAGATTCTGCAAGTGCTGGATCGGGGATGCAGAGCTGTAAATTAAAGAATCTGGACGGTGGTTCTTCCTCAGCAATTACGTTCCGGATACTCCCACTGGAATTGGGTCTTCACACTGTCAATTTTACATTGCTGACCCCCAGGAACAGTGAAATTGTAGTTAAAACTTTACGTGTCATG CCAGAAGGCATTAAGAAAGAACTTCATGCAGGTTTCACTTTGGATCCACAGGGTGTTTATG GTTCAATCAAGAGACGACAAGAATTTCGATACAAAGTCCCACTAGATCTGGTCCCTAAAACACAAATTGACAGAAGTGTCAGTGTAAAAG gacATCTTATGGGTGAAGTGATTGCCACGATCCTGAGTCCCAGTGGCCTGCAGATGCTGACCAGCCTGCCCAAGGGCAGTGCAGAGGCTGAGCTCATGAGCATTGCCCCAGTATTTTACGTGTTCCGCTACCTGGAAGAGTCGGATAACTGGCATTTACTGGGCCCTGAGACCTTGAGGTCAAGAACTCagatgaggaggaagatgagagAAG GAATTGTGAGCATCTTGTCATTCAGGAATGCTGACTACTCCTACAGCATGTGGAAGAATGGGCAAGCTAGCACATG GTTGACAGCTTTTGCTTTAAGGGTTCTTGGACAAGTTAATCAATACATTGATCTCGATCAAAAGTCTATTTGTGATTCCCTTCTGTGGCTGATTGATAACTGTCAGATGCCAGATGGGTCATTCAATGAATTTTCAAACTACCAACCAGTGAAACTACAG GGTACATTACCTCGAGAAgctaaagaaaaatctttgtatCTCACAGCATTTTGCATTATTGGAATCGACAAGTCAATTAAAATATGTCCTACTCAg AAAATCCACGATgccaagagcagagcaggggattTTTTGGTGCAGAATGTGCAGCTGGCCCAGAGCCCCTTCACCATGGCCATCACCTCGTATGCCCTGGCCCTGGTGGACCTCAACGACAACTCGGCACGGGCGGCGTTCTCTGCCCTGAAGAAGGAGGCCTTTGTCATAG GTGACCCTCCCATCTATAGGTTTTGGAAAGATGCTTTCAAAACACAAGACCagccagcccccagctctgtcactgcaCAAATGGTTGAAACCACAGCCTATGCCTTGCTCACTACTTTGCTAAGAGGGGATGGAAACTATGCCAAGCCCATCATCAAATGGCTCTCTGAAGAACAGAGATATGGGGGAGGATTTTATTCCACACAG GACACTATTAATGCCCTTGAGGCCTTGACTGAATATTCCCTTCTTGTCAAACGGCTGAATTTGGACATGGATGTTAAAGTATCCTACAAAAACGGAGGATCCCTAAACTTatttaaactgacagaaaacaattttgtgGGAAGAACTGTGACA GCACCTTTGCAAGATGACCTATATGtgagcactggcagcagcactggcataGCTACAGTAAAT GTGAGGACAGTGTATAACATCCTTGGTACTTCTGAAGAGTCCTGTAACTTTGAACTGAAGATTGTTCCAAAGAGAGATGATG GTCGCATAAGACAAGATGGGGAACCCCTGGGGCACCTGGAGGCTTGTGCGAA GTACAGGCCCAGTGCGAGTGAGCCCCGGTCGGGGTCTGCTCATGCTGTGATGGACATAGGGCTGGTCAGTGGAGTGGAAGCCAATCCAGAGGATTTATCTACT CTTGCAAGTGGAGTTGATCAGTTGATAGCAGATTATGAGATAAAAGATGGGCATGTTCTCCTGCAGATAGACTCT GTGCCAGCTCATAAGTTCCTGTGTGTTGGCTTCCGGATCAGTGAGCTTTTCCGGGTTGGAATGCTGAATCCTGCCACCTTCACTGTGTATGAATATCATGCACCAG ATAAAAGATGCACTATACTTTATAACCCCtatggaaatgaaaaacttGTGAGATTGTGTGAAGGAGATGAATGCAAATGCATGGAAG CTGAGTGTGGTAAAGTCCAGGAGAGACTCGACCGGTCGATAAGtgctgagagcaggagagaggctgCCTGCCAGAGGGACATTGCATACG TTTATAAAGTGAACATCTTATCTCGCAGTGAAGAAGGGTTTTTTGTGAAGTATTCTGCAACTCTGCTGGATCTCTATAAAAGGG ggCAGGCTTTTGctcaaaaaaataatgaaataaccTTTGTTAAAAAGAAGACCTGCACAGATGTTGACTTGAGCCCAGGAGAGCAGTATTTGATCATGGGAAAAGAAGCCTTAAAGATAAGCATTGGTTACAGTTTCAA ATTCCAGTACCCTTTGGACTCCAGCACTTGGATTGAGTGGTGGCCTTCAAATGCAGCCTGTACATCCTGTCGGGAGTTTCTGAACACAATGGATGATTTTGCTGAAGATCTCCTCATCAGTGGCTGTTGA
- the TRAF1 gene encoding TNF receptor-associated factor 1: MAENTPRSLQDTPGSSPDENEFPFGYPTNICEDVPGQKYLCSNCNNILKKALQTLCGHRYCSACLTWIVRNNKNAICQKCKEEDPNTLSEESLLAEERAFGDAAINKEISELRVHCVTLGCSWSGIMKDFEEHQSLCEYALIPCHTGCGHVVMRRKLADHLENGCVNNVTVCQQCQCSLASSEYQEHLCEGKEQKPVQTETASKEKSHSTSSTNKDGCRFSEIGCTFRGSKEKVKEHEKSAVGAHMLLLLQHMRQLKGTLCSAAKAAPGFTPQSELNPVKSAGKSISDLQIPAGLEISGDPEVDCFPGSSVPEDESVLHQLVREKVISELENKLHVFENIVAVLNKEVESSNLEILAFRRQSELDQNIIRGLELKIAELHRCLTQKDAGLSSLHKSLLFSEQASYDGIFLWKITDVGRKLQDSVTGRTVGLYSPAFYTAKYGYKVCLRVYLNGDGTGKGTHMSLFFVVMKGDYDALLPWPFRHKVTFMLLDQNNREHIIDAFRPDLTSASFQRPVNDMNVASGCPMFLPLSKLQSPKHAYVKEDTLFLKCIIETN, from the exons ATGGCCGAGAACACCCCCAGGAGCCTGCAGGACACCCCCGGCTCTTCTCCTGATGAAAACGAGTTTCCTTTCGGATACCCCACCAACATTTGTGAGGATGTGCCTGGTCAGAAGTACCTGTGCAGCAACTGCAACAACATCCTGAAGAAAGCCCTGCAGACGCTGTGTGGGCACAGGtactgctctgcctgcctcacCTGGATCGTAAG aaacaataaaaatgcaatttgcCAGAAATGTAAAGAGGAAGATCCCAACACTTTAAGTGAGGAAAGCCTATTGGCAGAAGAAAGG gctTTTGGTGATGCTGCCATTAATAAAGAGATTTCTGAACTCAGAGTCCACTGTGTGACCCTTGGATGCAGCTGGTCTGGCATCATGAAAGATTTTGAA GAGCATCAGAGTTTATGTGAATATGCTTTGATCCCTTGTCACACTGGCTGTGGACATGTGGTGATGAGGAGGAAGCTGGCAGATCACTTGGAAAATGGATGTGTCAATAATGTGACAGTGTGTCAGCAGTGCCAGTGCAGCTTGGCCAGCTCTGAATACCAG GAGCATTTGTGTGAAGGCAAGGAACAAAAACCTGTGCAAACAGAAACAGCTTCAAAGGAGAAG agcCACTCTACATCCTCAACCAACAAGGATGGATGTCGTTTCTCTGAAATTGGCTGCACATTTAGG GGAAGCAAAGAGAAGGTAAAGGAGCACGAGAAATCCGCAGTGGGGGCCCacatgctgctcctgctgcagcacatgaGGCAGCTGAAGGGAACCTTGTGCTCTGCTGCCAAAGCTGCACCGGGCTTCACCCCGCAGTCAGAGCTGAACCCAGTGAAGAGTGCAGGAAAAAGCATCTCTGACCTGCagatcccagcagggctggaaatcAGTGGGGATCCAGAGGTGGACTGTTTCCCTGGATCTTCTGTTCCTGAAGATGAGTCTGTCCTGCACCAACTCGTGAGGGAGAAAGTGATTTCTGAGCTAGAAAATAAGCTGCATGTGTTTGAGAACATTGTGGCAGTGCTCAATAAGGAGGTGGAGAGCTCTAATTTGGAAATCCTGGCCTTCCGGAGACAGAGCGAACTGGACCAGAACATAATACGGGGCCTTGAGCTGAAG attGCAGAGTTGCACCGGTGCCTGACGCAGAAGGACGCGGGCCTGAGCAGCCTGCACAAGAGCCTGCTGTTCTCCGAGCAAGCCTCCTACGACGGGATCTTCCTCTGGAAAATAACAGACGTTGGCAGGAAGCTCCAGGACTCTGTGACTGGCAGGACAGTCGGTTTGTATTCCCCAG CTTTCTACACTGCAAAGTATGGCTACAAGGTGTGTCTGAGGGTGTACCTGAACGGGGATGGGACAGGGAAAGGAACCCACATGTCCCTGTTCTTCGTTGTCATGAAAGGAGACTACGACGCTTTGCTCCCGTGGCCTTTCAGGCACAAG gtgACATTTATGTTGCTTGACCAAAATAACAGGGAACACATAATTGATGCCTTTCGCCCGGACCTGACTTCTGCATCGTTCCAGAGGCCAGTGAACGACATGAATGTGGCCAGTGGCTGCCCCATGTTCCTCCCCTTGTCCAAACTGCAGTCCCCCAAGCACGCCTACGTAAAAGAGGACACGCTTTTCCTTAAATGCATCATAGAAACAAATTAG